In one Myxosarcina sp. GI1 genomic region, the following are encoded:
- a CDS encoding type 1 glutamine amidotransferase: MKLSIGWLYPNLMSTYGDRGNVICLQQRCQWRDMEVEIVPLQRETAIAEFKRVDLIVGGGAQDRQQEIVMRDLRGAKADALRTMLEANTPGVFTCGSPQLLGHYYEPALGQRIEGLGLLDLVSKHPGINAKRCIGNLVFEIAASPLAEELQAMLGEKPIAIGFENHGGRTYLNSVQPLGKVVSGLGNNGEDGWEGAFYGNAIATYAHGPLLPKNPFIADWLIKKALQRKYQTEINLIKLPDTLAYEARKAMLQRLNLAKIS; encoded by the coding sequence ATGAAATTATCTATCGGTTGGCTATATCCAAACTTAATGAGTACTTATGGCGATCGCGGCAACGTAATTTGCTTGCAGCAACGCTGTCAGTGGCGCGATATGGAAGTCGAAATCGTTCCCCTACAACGAGAAACAGCGATCGCAGAATTTAAGCGAGTCGATCTGATTGTTGGTGGTGGCGCGCAGGATCGGCAGCAAGAAATCGTAATGCGAGATCTGCGAGGAGCAAAAGCTGATGCTCTACGCACCATGTTAGAAGCCAATACGCCTGGTGTATTTACCTGTGGTTCGCCACAGCTTTTGGGGCATTATTACGAACCTGCTTTAGGACAGAGAATTGAAGGCTTGGGCTTGTTGGATTTGGTTAGCAAACATCCAGGTATTAATGCCAAACGCTGCATCGGTAATTTAGTCTTTGAAATTGCCGCTTCTCCTCTCGCTGAAGAACTACAGGCAATGTTAGGTGAAAAACCAATTGCCATTGGCTTTGAAAATCACGGCGGCAGAACTTATTTAAATAGCGTTCAGCCTTTGGGTAAGGTAGTGAGCGGATTGGGAAACAACGGTGAAGATGGTTGGGAAGGGGCTTTTTACGGTAATGCGATCGCTACTTACGCCCACGGACCTTTATTGCCCAAAAATCCTTTTATTGCCGACTGGTTGATAAAAAAAGCCCTACAAAGAAAATATCAAACCGAAATCAATTTGATTAAACTCCCAGATACTCTGGCTTATGAAGCTCGTAAAGCCATGCTTCAACGATTAAATTTAGCCAAAATCTCTTAG
- a CDS encoding DUF2103 domain-containing protein: MTDSSDGRLVWNHSTHLPGLIPILEKLVDCEGIGTVTPGRIKTARGRSPHLKLRVSVPIRGGYKVIARQGKTVQEVFILTVLEQKALEKAIASLLDS, encoded by the coding sequence ATGACTGACTCTTCTGACGGTAGGCTAGTTTGGAATCATTCTACTCATCTTCCTGGTTTGATTCCCATTCTAGAAAAGCTAGTTGATTGTGAGGGCATAGGTACTGTTACTCCAGGTAGAATAAAAACCGCTAGAGGTCGCTCTCCTCATCTAAAACTGAGAGTATCCGTACCGATTAGAGGAGGCTATAAAGTTATCGCTCGTCAGGGTAAGACCGTACAGGAAGTTTTTATTCTCACAGTACTAGAACAAAAAGCCTTGGAAAAAGCGATCGCCTCTTTATTAGACTCTTAG
- a CDS encoding NAD(P)/FAD-dependent oxidoreductase, whose product MNDSLAADVVIIGSGVGGLCCGALLAKYGFKVIVCESHAIAGGAAHSFERDGYKFDSGPSLYSGMSRSPSNNPLRQVLDVLDEDIEWVNYDVWGCRLPEADFDAYIGANHFTETLAKLRGEAAVAEWQQLQAEMKIFAEAVNALPPLAMRFDLGAAVSMGKYLPSMLWHLPNILKLTRPFSEIIDGTVSDRFIRDWLDLLCFLLSGLPASGTVGAVMAFMFAEWYKPGVELDYPVGGSGAIVDALLRGLTKNGGEILYNSHVAEILVEDKQAVGVRLGNGKKIAASKAVVSNASIWDTLPLIPQGALPQDFVTERQAIPECESFMHLHLGIDGTGLPKNLQCHYIVVNDWEQGVTAPQNVVVASIPSVLDPSLAPAGKHVVHVYTPGNEPYEIWAGLDRRSAEYDRLKTERAEVMWQGLERIIPDIRNRCEVTLVGTPLTHKRYLRRHCGTYGPAIKAGNGLFPGSNTPLSKLYCCGDSTFPGIGIPAVAASGAIAANTIASLKQHLQMLELVT is encoded by the coding sequence ATGAACGATTCTCTAGCAGCAGATGTAGTAATTATCGGCAGTGGCGTTGGCGGTTTGTGCTGTGGGGCCTTACTTGCCAAATACGGTTTTAAAGTAATTGTTTGCGAAAGTCATGCGATCGCTGGTGGTGCGGCACATAGTTTCGAGCGCGATGGCTATAAGTTTGATTCTGGTCCCTCGCTCTATTCGGGCATGTCTCGTTCTCCGTCTAATAATCCTTTGCGACAGGTTTTAGATGTACTCGATGAAGATATTGAGTGGGTCAACTACGATGTTTGGGGTTGTCGGCTACCAGAAGCAGATTTTGATGCTTACATTGGTGCCAATCATTTTACTGAAACTTTAGCCAAACTGAGGGGTGAAGCTGCCGTAGCCGAGTGGCAACAACTACAGGCAGAAATGAAAATATTTGCCGAAGCAGTTAATGCCCTGCCTCCTCTAGCAATGCGCTTCGATCTGGGGGCAGCCGTAAGTATGGGTAAGTATCTTCCTTCAATGCTGTGGCATTTACCCAACATTCTCAAACTAACCAGACCGTTTAGCGAAATTATCGATGGAACCGTCAGCGATCGCTTCATTCGTGACTGGCTCGATCTATTATGCTTTTTGTTGTCTGGTCTACCTGCCAGCGGTACGGTAGGAGCGGTAATGGCGTTTATGTTTGCCGAATGGTACAAACCAGGGGTAGAGCTAGATTATCCCGTCGGCGGTAGTGGCGCGATCGTCGATGCCTTACTTAGAGGATTGACTAAAAATGGGGGCGAAATCTTGTATAACTCCCACGTAGCCGAAATTTTAGTTGAAGATAAACAGGCGGTAGGCGTACGGTTAGGTAATGGCAAAAAGATTGCTGCCTCTAAAGCAGTAGTCTCTAATGCCTCTATTTGGGACACTTTGCCCTTAATACCCCAGGGCGCATTACCTCAAGATTTTGTCACCGAACGTCAAGCTATCCCCGAATGCGAAAGCTTTATGCACCTCCATCTAGGTATTGACGGGACGGGACTACCAAAAAACTTACAGTGTCACTATATTGTGGTAAACGATTGGGAACAAGGCGTTACCGCACCGCAAAACGTAGTAGTAGCTTCTATTCCTTCGGTGTTAGACCCCTCTCTCGCTCCTGCTGGCAAGCACGTCGTACATGTTTATACACCAGGTAACGAACCTTACGAAATTTGGGCGGGACTCGATCGCCGCAGCGCAGAATACGACCGACTAAAAACAGAACGGGCTGAAGTTATGTGGCAGGGCTTAGAACGCATCATTCCCGACATTCGCAACCGTTGTGAAGTAACTTTGGTTGGTACGCCTTTAACCCATAAACGCTATCTTCGTCGCCATTGCGGTACCTATGGACCTGCAATAAAAGCAGGAAATGGTTTGTTTCCTGGTTCTAACACTCCCCTATCCAAATTGTACTGCTGCGGAGATTCTACCTTTCCTGGTATCGGCATTCCTGCCGTTGCTGCCAGTGGTGCGATCGCAGCTAATACCATTGCTTCTTTGAAGCAACATTTGCAAATGCTGGAGTTAGTTACTTAG
- the leuD gene encoding 3-isopropylmalate dehydratase small subunit has translation MTKINHISGKGIPVVGDDIDTDRIIPARFLRCVTFDGLGSHAFEDDRASSAGKHPFDLPQYQEANILVVNNNFGCGSSREHAPQALAKWGIRAIVGESFAEIFFGNCVAIGVPCVVASSKIVQQLQAKLADYPQAAMTIDLAAKQVTCDNLTFPVEMNEGSRQMFIEGTWDNCGQLIADSNSIRTTANKLPYLNWQSA, from the coding sequence ATGACTAAAATCAATCATATTTCTGGTAAAGGTATACCCGTAGTAGGTGATGATATTGATACCGATCGCATCATTCCTGCTAGATTTTTGCGCTGCGTTACCTTTGACGGTTTGGGAAGCCATGCTTTTGAAGACGATCGCGCCTCGTCAGCAGGAAAACATCCTTTCGATTTGCCTCAATATCAAGAAGCAAATATTTTAGTAGTTAATAACAATTTTGGCTGTGGTTCTTCTAGAGAACACGCACCCCAGGCATTAGCCAAGTGGGGGATTCGGGCGATCGTCGGCGAGAGCTTTGCCGAAATTTTCTTTGGTAACTGTGTGGCTATAGGCGTACCTTGTGTAGTTGCCTCCTCAAAAATCGTCCAACAGCTACAGGCAAAATTAGCAGATTACCCCCAGGCAGCTATGACAATAGATCTGGCAGCCAAGCAGGTTACTTGTGACAATTTAACTTTCCCCGTCGAAATGAATGAAGGTTCGCGACAAATGTTTATCGAAGGAACCTGGGATAATTGCGGTCAACTGATAGCCGATTCTAACAGCATTCGCACTACGGCTAATAAATTACCCTATCTTAATTGGCAAAGCGCGTAA
- the clpS gene encoding ATP-dependent Clp protease adapter ClpS has translation MTATPTTIRERAGQTVKELYPNYKVIVLNDDFNTFKHVAECLMKYIPGMNGDRAWELTEQIHNEGQAIVWVGPQEQAELYHQQLRRAGLTMAPLEKA, from the coding sequence ATGACTGCTACGCCTACAACTATTAGAGAACGTGCAGGTCAAACCGTAAAAGAACTTTATCCTAACTATAAAGTAATCGTCCTCAATGATGACTTTAATACTTTCAAGCACGTTGCCGAATGTTTGATGAAATATATTCCTGGTATGAATGGCGATCGCGCCTGGGAATTAACCGAGCAAATACACAATGAAGGACAGGCAATAGTCTGGGTAGGTCCTCAAGAACAAGCCGAACTATATCATCAACAATTAAGAAGAGCGGGTTTGACAATGGCACCGTTAGAAAAGGCGTAA
- a CDS encoding pentapeptide repeat-containing protein — protein sequence MTNEELLEKYQTGNRDFSRSDLSRIQIIQTKLQYIDLSRSELDWANLSGTDLSFANLNRVDLVNARLIKTQLIEANLNCADLTNADLSWANLEGAILVRVDFSDANLNQCSFKNADLRDANLSGANLSGVNLEGANLSRADLSDANLSGVNLAHANLSRADLSHANLSQANLTRVNLNKADLSESNLKQANMQRSIMKGANLRSANLKGASFSGAVLKEVNSSLATISELNLPGFNRPSRLDLRSANLTNANLSGACLEDANLRFVSLYKANLQQANFNSASLIDVYLRDADLRGAILHQCVLSNVNWKDTVMPDGSIHL from the coding sequence ATGACCAATGAAGAATTACTCGAAAAGTATCAAACGGGAAACAGAGACTTTAGCCGCAGCGATTTAAGTAGAATACAAATTATTCAAACGAAACTTCAGTATATCGATCTCAGTCGTAGCGAACTCGATTGGGCTAATCTTAGCGGTACCGATTTATCCTTTGCTAATTTAAATCGTGTTGACTTGGTAAATGCCAGATTAATTAAAACACAACTGATTGAAGCAAATTTAAACTGCGCCGACTTAACTAACGCCGATCTTAGCTGGGCAAATTTAGAAGGTGCGATTTTGGTACGGGTAGATTTTAGTGATGCCAATCTCAATCAGTGTTCTTTTAAAAATGCCGATTTGCGAGACGCTAATCTGAGTGGTGCCAATCTCAGCGGGGTAAATCTCGAAGGGGCTAATCTCAGCCGTGCCGATCTCAGTGATGCCAATCTCAGTGGGGTAAATCTCGCTCATGCCAATTTGAGTCGTGCCGATCTCTCTCATGCCAATTTAAGTCAAGCTAACTTAACTAGAGTCAACCTCAATAAGGCAGATTTAAGTGAAAGCAATTTAAAACAGGCTAACATGCAGCGATCGATTATGAAGGGAGCAAATTTACGCAGTGCTAACCTCAAGGGAGCTAGTTTTTCTGGTGCGGTGTTAAAAGAAGTAAATAGCAGTCTGGCAACGATATCGGAACTCAATCTACCGGGATTTAACCGTCCGTCTAGATTGGATTTACGCTCGGCAAATCTCACCAATGCCAATTTGTCTGGAGCTTGCCTTGAAGATGCAAACCTTAGATTTGTCTCATTATATAAAGCAAATTTACAGCAAGCTAATTTTAATAGTGCTAGCCTGATTGATGTTTACTTACGAGATGCAGATTTAAGAGGGGCTATTTTGCATCAATGTGTTCTTAGTAATGTTAACTGGAAAGATACGGTGATGCCCGATGGTAGTATTCATTTATAG
- a CDS encoding S8 family peptidase, with amino-acid sequence MKKFVLLCLFILGIGFALFNFKGLAQGGEFESIIIDFKEDIPITKISEDIQDISQQYGRSLRLNSIFSINDRVYVVEGNKEFLRKLKRSPLKKQTEYIEANYIYHQFDAPNDPEYSKQWNFHNINVEQAWDETKGNGVTVAVIDTGVTQVPDLKLTKFVKGYNFVSDKVDAADDNGHGTHVAGTIAQSTNNGYGVAGIAYEASIMPLKVLSSSGGGTVADIAEAIKFAADNNADVINLSLGGIGSSHLMQEAVDYAYAKGVTIIAAAGNENRNSASYPARYPHVMSVAATDATGVKAPYSNFGAGVDISAPGGSEAGKILQNTVDPSSGKSVFVGFQGTSMAAPHVAGVAALVRASGIEEPAEVVNILKQSSRKIKEDPLNHFGAGQLDAGGAVKLALKGQITFKDFFRWLRNSGYLNPGFWLDGGAVAFLPKLAMVIGSYLLAWFLRNYLPFTLGLNSGLILGSSGLFFLQGLYIFDLPQWPLRLFGSSIPELGNVVRGTASLNPVFASVLIPFVLIVLLLGHSSWKWFAIGSSIGVAACLAVSAAIDPAVWGLGAGVAARSFLGINAILCLALAYVASQNEKQRA; translated from the coding sequence ATGAAAAAATTTGTGCTGCTATGTCTATTTATATTGGGAATTGGCTTTGCATTATTTAATTTTAAAGGTTTGGCTCAAGGAGGAGAATTTGAGTCAATTATTATTGATTTTAAAGAAGATATACCTATAACTAAGATAAGTGAAGATATTCAGGATATTTCGCAACAATACGGGCGATCGCTTCGCTTAAACAGCATTTTTTCGATTAATGACCGCGTATATGTCGTTGAAGGAAATAAAGAGTTTTTACGTAAGTTGAAGCGATCGCCTCTAAAAAAACAAACAGAATATATAGAAGCTAACTATATATACCATCAGTTTGACGCTCCCAACGACCCAGAATATAGCAAACAGTGGAACTTTCACAACATTAATGTCGAACAGGCTTGGGATGAAACCAAGGGTAATGGCGTTACCGTAGCGGTAATCGATACGGGAGTTACCCAGGTACCAGATTTAAAATTAACTAAGTTTGTTAAAGGCTATAACTTTGTTAGCGATAAAGTTGATGCTGCTGACGATAACGGTCATGGCACTCACGTAGCGGGAACTATCGCTCAATCTACCAATAACGGTTATGGAGTTGCGGGAATTGCTTACGAAGCTTCGATCATGCCGTTAAAAGTGCTGTCGAGTAGTGGCGGGGGAACCGTTGCCGATATTGCCGAGGCAATAAAATTTGCTGCCGACAATAATGCCGATGTAATTAACCTGAGTTTGGGCGGTATAGGTTCTAGCCATTTAATGCAAGAAGCCGTCGATTATGCCTACGCTAAAGGCGTAACGATTATTGCAGCCGCAGGTAACGAAAACCGAAATTCTGCTTCTTATCCCGCCCGTTACCCCCACGTAATGAGTGTAGCTGCTACCGATGCTACTGGAGTAAAAGCTCCCTACTCTAACTTTGGTGCGGGAGTTGATATTTCTGCCCCTGGAGGCAGCGAAGCAGGAAAGATTTTGCAAAATACCGTCGATCCTAGTAGCGGTAAGTCGGTGTTTGTCGGTTTTCAGGGTACGAGTATGGCAGCACCTCACGTTGCAGGTGTAGCAGCTTTGGTTAGAGCTAGCGGTATAGAAGAACCAGCAGAAGTAGTAAATATTCTCAAGCAATCTTCTCGCAAAATCAAAGAAGATCCCTTAAACCATTTTGGTGCGGGTCAATTGGATGCTGGTGGCGCGGTAAAACTTGCCCTCAAAGGTCAAATTACCTTTAAAGACTTTTTCCGTTGGTTACGCAATAGCGGCTATCTCAATCCTGGTTTCTGGCTAGATGGCGGTGCGGTTGCTTTTTTACCAAAACTGGCAATGGTCATCGGTTCTTACCTGCTGGCTTGGTTTTTACGTAACTATTTACCGTTTACTTTGGGTTTAAATAGCGGTTTAATTTTGGGCAGTTCGGGCTTGTTCTTTTTACAGGGACTATACATTTTCGATCTACCTCAATGGCCTCTACGTCTGTTTGGTAGTTCGATTCCCGAATTGGGTAATGTCGTTAGAGGAACCGCCAGCCTCAATCCCGTGTTTGCCAGCGTTTTAATTCCTTTTGTTTTAATTGTTTTGTTACTCGGACACTCTAGTTGGAAATGGTTTGCTATCGGTTCGAGTATTGGTGTAGCTGCTTGTTTGGCAGTTAGCGCGGCGATCGATCCTGCTGTCTGGGGATTGGGTGCTGGTGTAGCCGCTCGTAGTTTTCTCGGTATTAACGCTATACTCTGCCTTGCTTTGGCTTATGTAGCCAGTCAAAACGAAAAGCAAAGGGCATAA
- a CDS encoding DUF5818 domain-containing protein, whose translation MTVTGKIEKKGFGFGTWALVTDDGTTYELKDPPEELKQESIRVEIEGKTREDVMTIAMIGPVLEIESYKKL comes from the coding sequence ATGACTGTAACAGGAAAAATAGAAAAAAAGGGATTTGGCTTTGGCACTTGGGCATTAGTAACTGACGATGGTACGACTTACGAACTAAAAGATCCTCCAGAAGAACTCAAGCAAGAGTCAATTAGGGTAGAAATCGAAGGAAAAACCAGAGAAGACGTAATGACCATTGCCATGATTGGTCCCGTATTAGAAATTGAATCTTATAAAAAACTCTAG